In Carnobacterium sp. CP1, the following are encoded in one genomic region:
- a CDS encoding M20/M25/M40 family metallo-hydrolase: MTTKETFRKIADERMEEFYDYLRLQSVSTQHRQIPETVAYVKKMIEKTGGTVQVLDDLGGHPVVYGYFEAASNGNAAKTLLFYNHYDVQPEDPIGEWETEPFEPTVRDGILYARGVADNKANFMVRLNALSALLETEGGLPCNVKFLIEGEEENGSPNLQKYLEKYADLFAADACIWEFGGKDKDERFVIEAGVKGIAYFDVSVESAKVDIHSSMAAVVDNAAWRLVQALATMRTVDNEIVVKGFYDNITPPTSLEKEIVSQLPFNEAATKDIYGLTGDLITKDKEVTPSEALVFEPTLTISGLMSGYTDPGIKTVLPKAAAAKIDCRLVPGQEPEHIYEVLRKHLDDHGFQDVKLELIKGMHAFRSDMTDSFVATVTDSAQKAYGSDTEIVLSPNSAGSGPMYHFYHYLKLPILSSGVGWGNSRAHAPNESIRLADYYQGIEHIAILLNDFAK, translated from the coding sequence ATGACGACCAAAGAAACCTTTAGAAAAATAGCTGATGAACGAATGGAAGAGTTTTATGATTATCTGCGCCTGCAATCTGTTTCGACCCAACATCGTCAAATCCCGGAAACAGTAGCATATGTGAAAAAAATGATTGAAAAAACAGGAGGAACGGTACAAGTGTTGGATGACTTAGGAGGACATCCAGTGGTCTATGGTTACTTTGAAGCCGCTTCAAATGGGAACGCTGCTAAAACATTGTTGTTTTACAACCATTATGATGTTCAACCTGAAGATCCGATCGGCGAATGGGAAACTGAGCCTTTTGAACCAACTGTTCGCGATGGTATTTTGTACGCTCGCGGAGTAGCTGATAATAAAGCCAATTTTATGGTTCGTCTGAATGCCCTCTCGGCTTTATTGGAAACAGAAGGCGGCTTGCCGTGTAATGTTAAATTCTTAATCGAAGGCGAAGAAGAAAATGGCAGTCCAAATTTACAAAAATACCTAGAAAAATATGCTGATTTATTTGCAGCTGATGCCTGTATTTGGGAGTTTGGCGGTAAAGATAAAGACGAACGTTTTGTGATTGAAGCCGGGGTTAAAGGCATTGCTTATTTTGATGTATCTGTTGAAAGTGCCAAAGTCGATATTCATTCTTCAATGGCAGCCGTGGTAGACAATGCGGCTTGGCGATTGGTCCAAGCTCTAGCAACGATGCGTACGGTTGACAATGAAATTGTGGTCAAAGGCTTTTATGATAATATCACGCCTCCTACTTCGCTGGAAAAGGAAATCGTCAGTCAACTGCCTTTTAATGAAGCGGCAACTAAAGATATTTATGGATTGACAGGCGATCTGATTACAAAAGATAAAGAAGTGACGCCTAGTGAAGCTCTGGTCTTTGAACCAACATTGACTATTAGCGGGTTAATGAGCGGCTATACAGATCCGGGTATCAAAACGGTTTTGCCAAAAGCTGCTGCTGCTAAAATTGATTGTCGGCTGGTGCCTGGTCAAGAACCAGAACATATTTACGAAGTTTTGCGTAAACATCTGGATGATCATGGTTTCCAAGATGTGAAACTAGAATTAATCAAAGGCATGCATGCTTTTCGTTCAGATATGACCGATTCATTTGTTGCGACTGTTACTGATTCAGCTCAAAAAGCTTATGGATCAGATACAGAAATCGTTCTTTCGCCGAACAGCGCTGGTTCAGGTCCGATGTACCACTTTTACCACTATTTAAAATTGCCGATATTAAGCAGCGGGGTCGGCTGGGGAAATTCCAGAGCACATGCACCAAACGAGTCCATTCGATTAGCGGATTATTACCAAGGAATAGAGCATATAGCTATCTTGCTGAATGATTTTGCTAAATAA
- the opp4C gene encoding oligopeptide ABC transporter permease has translation MAANFNLVSTKKMEQLEQEAEARMLVSQDEGYLKTIAKRFMRNKVAMGGLFVFGLVILMAIFAPLIVNYSPYETTGFFETAPNSDFLLGTDEVGRDVFSRLIYGARVSLIVGLGSVAIYIAIGTTLGLISGYFGGMTDAFIMRLTEVFMSFPYFMVILVLVSLVGPSIWTVTIVLGLLGWPTVCRLVRGSVLSIKDTDFIQAAVSVGYSTPHILFKQILPNVLSPILVNATFGIANSILTEASLSFLGMGVRPPTSSWGNMLSNAQSLTVLANQPWRWVPPGIMILLAVLAINFIGDGLRDAVEGETK, from the coding sequence ATGGCAGCAAATTTTAACCTAGTTTCGACAAAGAAAATGGAACAACTTGAACAAGAAGCAGAAGCACGGATGCTGGTATCTCAAGATGAAGGCTATCTCAAAACTATTGCTAAACGATTTATGCGGAACAAAGTAGCGATGGGCGGTCTGTTCGTTTTTGGTCTTGTAATTTTAATGGCTATTTTTGCACCTTTGATCGTAAATTACTCGCCCTATGAAACGACCGGTTTCTTTGAAACTGCTCCGAATAGCGACTTCTTGTTAGGGACAGATGAAGTAGGAAGAGATGTTTTTAGCCGTTTAATCTATGGTGCTCGTGTTTCCTTGATCGTGGGATTAGGATCAGTAGCGATTTATATCGCTATCGGGACAACTTTAGGGTTGATTTCCGGTTACTTTGGCGGCATGACGGATGCTTTTATCATGCGGCTCACAGAAGTATTTATGTCTTTTCCCTATTTTATGGTTATTTTAGTGTTAGTTAGTTTGGTTGGTCCCAGCATTTGGACAGTGACCATTGTATTAGGGTTACTCGGTTGGCCGACGGTGTGCCGGTTGGTCCGTGGAAGCGTGTTGTCGATCAAAGACACAGATTTTATTCAAGCAGCTGTTTCAGTGGGGTATTCGACTCCGCATATTTTATTTAAACAAATTTTGCCGAATGTACTTTCTCCAATTTTGGTTAACGCCACATTCGGGATCGCCAATTCGATTCTAACGGAAGCTTCACTCAGTTTCTTAGGAATGGGTGTCCGCCCGCCGACATCGAGCTGGGGAAATATGTTGTCAAATGCTCAATCGCTAACGGTTTTGGCTAATCAGCCTTGGCGCTGGGTTCCGCCCGGCATCATGATTTTACTCGCTGTTTTAGCAATCAACTTTATTGGAGACGGGCTTCGCGACGCTGTTGAAGGTGAAACGAAGTAA
- a CDS encoding ABC transporter permease: MKKYILKRLIIAVPVLFMVSIFSFIIINLAPGNPVDLYVAPDATAEQIEATKAALGLDQPLPVQYIKWITNLLQGNLGFSYSTRQPVTAILFSRVSPTLQLMGISLVVGYLVAIPLGIYSAVKKNTWVDYLITSNSFLGVSVPNFFLGLGLIYIFSLQLAWLPTGGMQVLGGDGGVLERIQHLILPVIVLATSISGNMIRYVRSSMIDVLGENYLRTATAKGLKARDILTKHGLRNALIPIITIIGMDIPKLIGGAVVTEQIFQWPGLGQLMITSINSRDYPVLMAITLLSAVAVMVANISTDILYAVVDPRIKYD; encoded by the coding sequence ATGAAAAAATATATACTAAAAAGATTAATAATTGCTGTACCGGTATTGTTTATGGTATCCATTTTTTCTTTTATTATTATTAATCTGGCACCTGGAAATCCAGTTGACTTGTATGTTGCACCAGATGCAACGGCAGAGCAAATTGAAGCGACTAAAGCGGCATTGGGATTAGATCAGCCGCTGCCCGTTCAATACATTAAATGGATCACGAATTTGCTTCAAGGAAATTTGGGCTTTTCTTATTCGACTAGACAACCGGTGACGGCTATCCTTTTCAGCCGTGTATCGCCAACGCTCCAATTAATGGGCATTAGTTTGGTGGTCGGCTATTTGGTAGCTATTCCATTAGGGATTTATAGTGCTGTTAAAAAGAATACTTGGGTGGATTATCTGATTACAAGCAATTCTTTCTTAGGCGTATCTGTTCCAAACTTCTTTTTAGGTCTAGGATTGATCTATATTTTTTCACTGCAGTTAGCGTGGTTGCCAACTGGCGGGATGCAAGTTTTAGGCGGTGATGGAGGAGTATTGGAAAGAATCCAACACTTGATTTTACCAGTAATTGTCTTAGCAACGAGTATTTCGGGAAATATGATCCGGTATGTCCGTTCCAGTATGATCGACGTTTTGGGAGAAAACTATTTACGAACAGCAACTGCTAAAGGTCTGAAGGCAAGAGATATTTTAACGAAACACGGGCTTCGCAATGCATTGATTCCAATTATCACTATTATCGGGATGGATATTCCTAAGTTGATTGGAGGAGCTGTTGTCACCGAACAAATTTTTCAATGGCCAGGTCTAGGTCAACTAATGATCACTTCGATCAACTCCAGAGATTATCCGGTTCTAATGGCCATTACGCTGCTTTCAGCTGTTGCTGTTATGGTAGCTAATATCTCAACAGATATTCTCTATGCTGTTGTGGATCCAAGAATAAAATACGATTGA
- a CDS encoding ABC transporter substrate-binding protein, which translates to MQPKEMGMNMKEGKLVNKWKLAVGYLMILSVLAACGTNVDSEKKANASKKVPSDILYMGLTNAPDSFNPLNTPGVSGRWTQRFFYDGLLEMPEPLTFEPALADSFETEDNQHYTIKLNQKAAWTDGTPITADDVVFTYNLIADPEVESVRGMAVSSLEGTNDVGKREAGLTELPNLVAVDDKTVTLKTKTPVDPNYLKEILGFEIFIVPKHILKDIPKKELANADFVTQPTVTSGSYKFVDYAKDDHLELVANEEYYKGAPEIKQLFIRIMNGTNLVTEFQSGGIQANAGGGIGVVPIQDVAILKEIDELTVDTNPSYSEQFALLNNDVFADTSIRQAIAHAINRQQIVDSLLKGEGEVLESAYTSASPYKNEDLKPTPYDPEKAKAFIAESDFDMSQEIRLVVPIGNKVREQYANLIEQDLKAVGFNVVQTTYDFPTTLELAQKGEYDLMLMGYAFTVDPDVSTYFASHGASNYSSYNDPESDALLEAGKKATTFEERKEIYNEFQVLWQKEMYVLPLYSDSQFAVKRNELTGGAKEFWAGSLSDISEWTLSGAQ; encoded by the coding sequence ATGCAACCAAAAGAAATGGGGATGAATATGAAAGAAGGTAAATTAGTAAATAAGTGGAAATTAGCGGTAGGGTATTTAATGATTCTGTCGGTGCTGGCAGCATGTGGTACAAATGTGGATTCTGAAAAAAAAGCTAACGCATCTAAGAAAGTACCCTCAGATATTCTTTATATGGGGCTGACCAATGCTCCCGATAGTTTCAATCCTTTAAACACTCCCGGCGTTTCTGGCCGTTGGACGCAACGTTTTTTCTATGATGGTTTATTAGAAATGCCTGAACCACTTACTTTTGAACCTGCATTGGCTGACAGCTTCGAAACAGAAGATAATCAACATTACACGATCAAATTAAACCAAAAAGCTGCTTGGACTGATGGAACGCCAATTACGGCGGATGATGTAGTTTTTACGTATAATTTGATTGCCGATCCAGAAGTGGAGTCGGTTCGTGGAATGGCGGTTTCTTCATTAGAAGGAACAAATGATGTTGGAAAACGTGAAGCCGGATTAACCGAACTGCCAAATTTGGTAGCTGTCGATGATAAGACCGTTACCTTAAAAACTAAAACTCCGGTGGATCCCAACTATTTAAAAGAAATCTTAGGCTTTGAAATTTTCATTGTACCGAAGCATATTTTAAAAGATATTCCCAAAAAAGAGTTAGCGAATGCTGATTTTGTAACGCAGCCGACGGTCACAAGCGGAAGCTACAAATTTGTTGATTATGCAAAAGACGATCACTTAGAATTGGTTGCCAATGAGGAGTATTACAAAGGTGCTCCAGAAATCAAACAGCTTTTTATTCGAATTATGAATGGTACCAATTTAGTGACTGAATTTCAGTCGGGAGGCATTCAAGCTAATGCCGGCGGCGGTATTGGAGTCGTTCCGATTCAAGATGTCGCTATTTTGAAAGAAATCGATGAACTAACAGTGGATACAAATCCAAGTTATTCCGAACAATTTGCGTTACTCAACAATGATGTTTTCGCAGATACTTCCATTCGGCAAGCGATCGCGCATGCTATCAATCGCCAACAAATTGTGGATAGTTTGTTGAAAGGCGAAGGAGAAGTTTTAGAAAGTGCCTATACATCGGCTAGTCCTTATAAAAACGAGGATTTAAAACCCACTCCGTATGATCCAGAAAAAGCTAAAGCATTCATTGCTGAATCCGATTTTGATATGAGCCAAGAAATCCGCTTAGTTGTTCCGATTGGCAATAAAGTTCGAGAACAATACGCGAATTTGATTGAACAAGATCTAAAAGCAGTGGGATTCAATGTGGTTCAAACCACCTATGATTTCCCAACAACCTTGGAACTTGCTCAAAAAGGCGAATACGACTTAATGCTGATGGGTTATGCATTTACCGTTGATCCGGATGTTTCAACGTATTTTGCTTCTCATGGTGCTTCTAATTATTCAAGCTATAACGATCCTGAAAGTGACGCTTTATTGGAAGCGGGTAAAAAAGCTACGACATTTGAAGAACGTAAAGAAATTTACAATGAATTTCAAGTCTTATGGCAAAAAGAAATGTATGTTCTGCCGCTGTATTCTGATAGTCAGTTTGCTGTGAAGCGGAATGAATTAACAGGAGGAGCGAAAGAATTTTGGGCAGGGTCTTTGTCTGACATATCCGAATGGACATTATCAGGCGCTCAATAA
- a CDS encoding ABC transporter ATP-binding protein yields the protein MAAIPERKKILEIKNLQQYFNANKKNEVRAVNDLSFHLYEGETFGLVGESGSGKSTTGKMLSKLLDATGGEVLFEGKEINNIKNRKQLLEFRKSVQMVFQDPYASLNPRMTVMDTIAGGIDVYGLAKNKKERAEMVYELLDLVGLSREYATRYPREFSGGQCQRVGIARALAVSPKFIIADEAISALDVSIQAQVVNLLKKLKREKNLTYLFIAHDLSMVKYISDRIGVMNNGRILELGPADDLYNAPLHPYTESLLSAIPTPDPIEERKRSRMAYDPTYHEYEDETNVGLHEISPEHYVYCHIDEIPFLKKKQQKMQQA from the coding sequence ATGGCAGCAATACCTGAACGAAAGAAAATTCTTGAGATCAAAAATTTGCAGCAGTATTTTAATGCCAATAAAAAGAATGAAGTTCGTGCAGTAAACGATCTTTCTTTTCATCTGTATGAAGGCGAGACATTTGGGTTAGTTGGAGAATCCGGTTCAGGAAAATCGACCACCGGAAAAATGTTGTCTAAATTGCTAGATGCTACCGGCGGAGAAGTTCTTTTTGAAGGGAAAGAAATCAATAACATAAAAAACCGAAAACAACTGTTAGAATTTCGGAAATCCGTTCAAATGGTTTTTCAAGATCCATACGCTTCGCTAAACCCCAGAATGACTGTGATGGATACCATTGCTGGCGGCATTGATGTTTACGGCTTAGCAAAAAATAAAAAAGAACGCGCTGAGATGGTTTACGAGTTATTGGACTTGGTGGGTTTGAGCCGAGAGTATGCGACCCGCTATCCACGTGAATTTTCAGGCGGACAATGCCAACGTGTCGGGATTGCACGTGCTTTGGCTGTCAGTCCTAAATTTATTATTGCTGATGAAGCTATATCTGCGTTAGATGTTTCAATTCAAGCACAAGTCGTTAATTTGTTAAAGAAATTAAAACGCGAAAAAAATCTAACCTACCTGTTTATTGCTCATGATTTGTCGATGGTAAAATACATCAGCGATCGCATTGGGGTGATGAATAATGGTCGGATCTTAGAATTAGGTCCGGCAGACGACTTATACAACGCTCCGCTGCATCCATACACAGAATCATTGTTGTCGGCTATTCCTACTCCCGATCCGATTGAAGAACGAAAACGTTCGAGGATGGCTTATGATCCGACTTACCATGAATATGAGGATGAAACAAATGTCGGACTGCATGAAATTTCTCCAGAACACTATGTCTATTGCCATATCGATGAAATTCCATTTTTGAAAAAGAAACAGCAAAAAATGCAGCAGGCCTGA
- a CDS encoding ABC transporter ATP-binding protein: protein MGKEKILEVKDLAISFKTFEGEVSAVRGVNFDLYKGETLAIVGESGSGKSVSTKAIMRLLPPKNTLLKSGSIQFGDQDLLSISDKEMQKVRGKEIAMIFQDPMTSLNPTMTIGKQIAEPLIEHQKIDAAAASERVKELLHLVGIKDVENRMHHYPHQFSGGMRQRVMIAMALACNPQVLIADEPTTALDVTIQSQILDLMNELKEKINTSIVFITHDLGVVANMADRVAVMYAGKIVETGTVDEIFYNPQHPYTWGLLASMPTLDTTETDLYAIPGNPPNLLYPTIGDAFAPRNEYALEIDFEEEPAVFQVSPTHFAATWLLHPDAPAVTPPNEIVRRKELYAKLKKQEVG, encoded by the coding sequence ATGGGAAAAGAAAAGATACTGGAAGTCAAAGACTTAGCAATTTCGTTTAAAACATTTGAAGGAGAAGTGAGCGCCGTTCGTGGTGTGAACTTTGATTTGTACAAAGGAGAAACACTTGCGATCGTAGGAGAATCTGGATCTGGAAAATCCGTCTCCACAAAAGCGATCATGCGGTTATTGCCGCCGAAAAACACGCTGCTCAAAAGCGGGTCGATTCAATTCGGTGATCAAGATTTGTTGTCTATTTCCGATAAAGAAATGCAAAAGGTCAGAGGAAAAGAGATAGCAATGATTTTCCAGGACCCGATGACCTCGCTCAATCCAACGATGACGATTGGCAAACAAATTGCTGAACCGCTGATCGAACATCAAAAAATTGATGCAGCTGCAGCATCTGAGCGTGTGAAAGAATTGCTGCACTTAGTTGGGATCAAAGATGTAGAGAACCGAATGCATCATTATCCGCATCAATTTTCTGGCGGAATGCGTCAACGAGTCATGATTGCGATGGCTTTGGCTTGTAATCCGCAGGTTTTGATTGCTGATGAGCCGACCACTGCATTGGATGTGACTATTCAATCTCAAATTCTTGACTTAATGAATGAATTGAAAGAAAAAATCAATACATCCATTGTTTTTATCACACATGATTTAGGTGTTGTTGCCAATATGGCCGACCGTGTGGCGGTTATGTATGCTGGGAAAATCGTAGAAACCGGAACAGTGGATGAAATTTTTTATAATCCGCAACACCCATATACTTGGGGACTGTTGGCTTCGATGCCCACCTTAGATACTACAGAGACGGACTTGTATGCTATTCCGGGAAATCCGCCGAACTTATTGTACCCAACTATCGGCGATGCTTTTGCTCCGCGAAATGAATATGCATTAGAAATTGATTTCGAAGAAGAGCCAGCAGTTTTTCAAGTTTCACCGACTCATTTCGCCGCTACTTGGCTGTTGCATCCAGATGCACCAGCTGTAACGCCGCCGAATGAAATCGTGAGACGCAAAGAATTGTATGCTAAGTTGAAAAAACAGGAGGTGGGGTAG